The following coding sequences are from one Streptococcus sp. NPS 308 window:
- a CDS encoding GH92 family glycosyl hydrolase produces the protein MKPLLETIDTRFGTASKHAFSRGNTLPYTGVPFGMNYFVPQTSDQDGSWFFDPHLPIFQGIRLTHQPSPWIGDYSWLLLTPVTGQLGGDSLFHRQSSYDIDKACFQPHYLKLFSLRYQIETQLTPTCYGASMRLEQKQGKALALYLHAADDLTVEQVDKRTLALRQEGKTETNKNPLILFTALQMNTDILAVSQESGDWRIDLADSHAEIQLATSFISPSQALLNLPQTDFDNCKANALADWENLLHRFDIVETGEADRTFFDHCLYRLFLFPQTFYEVNESGQAIHMDLSTGTVKPGVLFSNNGFWDTFRTTFPLFALIIPEHYHRFLEGFLNSYRDTGFLPKWLAPDERGMMPGTLLDGIIADNACKEMAPDLEEELLQAMLETATKSDPLGINGRHGLTQYQELGYLSTDHHESVSHTLDYAYSDFCIASCAEKQGQNDIAQTYKVASQNFRHLFDSETGYMRARDRQGNFRPDFSPYSWGRDYAECSAIQATLGVLHDIPGLIQLMGGKETFSHYLLKACQDAPLFETTGYGYEIHEMSEMATAPFGQVAISNQPSFHIPYLFRYSDYPDYTALLIKSIRQKAFHPSWQAYPGDEDNGSLSAWYIWSALGFYPTCPGKPSYDLGIPLFDHLRVYLAKENKWLDIYAEQNYSHFNFVKECRLDKTPVSSIQHQDLLKTEQLTFTLSWLPNH, from the coding sequence ATGAAACCACTACTTGAAACCATCGATACCCGCTTTGGTACTGCTAGCAAGCATGCCTTCTCTCGGGGAAATACCCTACCATACACAGGCGTGCCTTTTGGGATGAATTATTTTGTGCCCCAGACTAGTGACCAGGACGGATCTTGGTTTTTCGATCCGCATCTGCCCATCTTTCAGGGAATTCGCTTAACCCACCAGCCCAGTCCTTGGATTGGGGACTACTCATGGCTCCTTCTGACACCTGTCACAGGCCAGCTTGGGGGAGACAGTCTCTTTCACCGCCAGTCTTCTTATGATATAGATAAAGCTTGCTTCCAGCCTCACTATTTGAAACTCTTTTCTCTGCGCTATCAGATTGAAACCCAGCTCACACCGACTTGCTATGGCGCTTCTATGCGCCTAGAGCAAAAGCAAGGCAAAGCCCTCGCCCTCTACCTTCATGCAGCAGATGACCTAACAGTGGAGCAAGTAGATAAGCGGACTCTGGCCCTACGACAAGAAGGCAAAACAGAGACCAATAAAAATCCGCTGATACTCTTCACCGCCCTACAAATGAACACGGATATTCTTGCTGTCAGCCAAGAAAGCGGAGACTGGCGAATTGACCTCGCAGATAGCCATGCTGAAATCCAACTAGCGACTTCCTTTATTTCTCCTTCTCAAGCGCTGCTTAATCTACCTCAAACGGACTTTGATAACTGTAAAGCAAATGCCCTAGCAGACTGGGAAAATCTCCTCCACCGTTTTGATATCGTGGAGACAGGGGAAGCCGACCGAACCTTTTTTGACCACTGCCTCTACAGACTCTTCCTCTTCCCACAGACATTTTATGAGGTGAACGAGTCAGGGCAAGCCATCCACATGGATTTGTCTACTGGTACTGTCAAGCCTGGTGTCCTCTTTAGCAACAATGGTTTCTGGGATACCTTCCGCACCACCTTTCCCCTCTTTGCCCTTATCATACCAGAACACTATCACCGCTTTCTAGAAGGTTTCCTCAATAGCTACCGTGATACTGGATTCCTGCCTAAATGGCTGGCTCCAGATGAACGTGGTATGATGCCTGGTACTCTATTGGACGGCATTATCGCAGATAACGCCTGCAAGGAAATGGCTCCCGACTTGGAAGAAGAACTCCTCCAAGCCATGCTGGAGACAGCCACCAAGTCCGACCCTCTCGGCATCAATGGTCGCCATGGACTAACCCAATACCAAGAGTTAGGCTATCTCTCTACTGACCACCACGAAAGCGTCAGCCACACCCTAGACTACGCCTATAGTGATTTTTGCATCGCCAGCTGTGCCGAAAAACAAGGTCAGAATGACATCGCCCAGACTTATAAGGTCGCATCGCAGAATTTCCGTCATCTCTTTGACTCTGAGACAGGCTATATGCGTGCGCGAGATCGTCAAGGCAACTTCCGACCTGACTTCTCTCCTTACAGTTGGGGACGAGACTACGCCGAATGTTCTGCCATTCAAGCGACTTTGGGCGTTCTACACGACATCCCTGGCTTAATCCAACTGATGGGTGGAAAAGAAACCTTTAGCCACTACCTTTTGAAAGCCTGTCAGGATGCTCCTCTCTTTGAAACGACTGGCTATGGTTATGAGATTCACGAGATGAGCGAGATGGCTACTGCTCCTTTTGGACAAGTCGCCATTTCCAACCAACCTAGTTTCCACATCCCTTATCTCTTCCGCTACAGTGACTACCCTGACTACACTGCTCTTCTCATCAAATCGATACGTCAGAAAGCCTTTCACCCAAGTTGGCAAGCCTATCCTGGCGATGAGGATAATGGCAGTCTCTCTGCTTGGTACATCTGGTCGGCTCTTGGATTCTACCCGACCTGTCCAGGAAAACCAAGCTACGATCTCGGAATCCCCCTCTTTGATCATCTCCGTGTCTACCTGGCTAAAGAAAATAAATGGTTGGATATCTATGCTGAACAAAACTACAGCCATTTTAACTTTGTCAAAGAGTGTCGATTGGACAAGACCCCTGTATCTAGCATCCAACACCAAGACCTCTTGAAAACTGAGCAACTGACCTTCACCCTCAGCTGGCTACCAAATCACTAA